One Microvirga thermotolerans DNA window includes the following coding sequences:
- a CDS encoding alpha-glucosidase produces the protein MRIQTTSDGFDLILDGTVLLRHRSDAPCLFAGRGDARIAMYRGNFDIEDYVIERVPLRHAVVSGPEIAFSEAPGQPVRLVLRVAGDDRNGSVAFRADDGAINRIWLRIEAERGEHVWGGGEQMSYFDMRGRRFPLWTSEPGVGRDKTTEITFKADVTGRAGGDYWNTNYPQPTYLSSRRYALHVETTAYSAFDFRRDGFHEIEIWAVPERVEFTARPTFVALVEAMSDRFGRQPPLPEWVYGGAIVGLKDGARSFERLERIVAAGAKVSGLWCEDWVGLRHTSFGARLFWDWKANEDRYPGLRQRMAELEDRGIRFLGYVNPYLAVDGSLFPEADAAGYFAKDENGNTALVDFGEFECGVVDFTNPEAAAWFAERVIGQNMLDYGLSGWMADFGEYLPIDVTLANGVDARLMHNAWPTLWAEVNARAVASRGKTGEVLFFMRAGFTGVQRYCPLLWAGDQSVDFTRHDGLVTVICGALSSGLLGNAYHHSDIGGYTSLFGNVRTAELIVRWAEMGAFTPVMRTHEGNRPRDNLQIDEDPEVLRHFARMTQVYVHLVPYLKSLVAEASSRGLPVQRPLFLHFEDDARTYAIQDAYLYGPDLLVAPVWQAGRTEWTTYLPKGAEWVHVWSGETYAGGSDVTVAAPFGQPPVFHRAGSRFGDLFAGLRNL, from the coding sequence ATGCGGATCCAGACCACCTCCGACGGCTTCGACCTCATCCTCGACGGGACCGTTCTCCTGCGCCATCGCAGCGACGCGCCGTGCCTCTTCGCCGGCCGGGGCGATGCGCGGATCGCCATGTACCGCGGCAATTTCGACATCGAGGATTACGTCATCGAGCGCGTGCCGCTCAGGCATGCCGTCGTGTCGGGGCCGGAGATCGCCTTCTCCGAGGCGCCGGGGCAGCCGGTCAGGCTCGTCCTTCGGGTCGCGGGCGACGACAGGAACGGCTCCGTCGCCTTCCGGGCCGATGACGGCGCCATCAACCGCATCTGGCTGCGGATCGAGGCCGAGCGGGGCGAGCATGTGTGGGGCGGCGGCGAGCAGATGTCGTATTTCGACATGCGCGGCCGCCGCTTTCCCCTCTGGACCTCGGAGCCGGGGGTCGGCCGCGACAAGACGACCGAGATCACCTTCAAGGCGGACGTCACCGGCCGGGCCGGCGGGGACTACTGGAACACCAACTACCCCCAGCCGACCTATCTGTCCTCGCGCCGCTATGCCCTGCATGTGGAGACGACCGCCTATTCCGCGTTCGACTTCCGCCGGGACGGGTTCCACGAGATCGAGATCTGGGCCGTTCCGGAGCGCGTCGAGTTCACGGCGCGTCCGACCTTCGTCGCGCTGGTCGAGGCCATGTCCGACCGCTTCGGCCGCCAGCCGCCCCTGCCCGAGTGGGTCTATGGCGGGGCGATCGTCGGCCTGAAGGACGGGGCCAGGTCCTTCGAACGGCTCGAGCGCATCGTCGCGGCCGGCGCGAAGGTGAGCGGCCTCTGGTGCGAGGACTGGGTCGGCCTGCGCCACACCTCCTTCGGCGCGCGCCTGTTCTGGGACTGGAAGGCCAACGAGGACCGTTATCCGGGGCTGCGCCAGCGCATGGCGGAGCTCGAGGATCGCGGCATCCGCTTCCTCGGCTACGTGAATCCCTACCTGGCCGTCGACGGCTCCCTTTTCCCCGAGGCGGATGCGGCGGGCTACTTCGCCAAGGACGAGAACGGGAACACGGCCCTCGTGGATTTCGGCGAGTTCGAGTGCGGCGTGGTCGACTTCACCAATCCGGAGGCGGCCGCATGGTTCGCCGAGCGGGTGATCGGCCAGAACATGCTCGACTACGGGCTCTCCGGCTGGATGGCGGATTTCGGGGAGTATCTGCCGATCGACGTGACGCTCGCCAACGGGGTCGATGCACGCCTGATGCACAATGCATGGCCCACCCTGTGGGCCGAGGTGAACGCCCGCGCCGTGGCGAGCCGCGGCAAGACCGGCGAGGTCCTGTTCTTCATGCGGGCCGGCTTCACGGGCGTGCAGAGATACTGCCCCCTGCTGTGGGCGGGCGACCAGTCCGTGGACTTCACGCGCCACGACGGCCTCGTGACGGTGATCTGCGGCGCGCTGTCCTCCGGGCTTCTCGGCAACGCCTATCACCACTCGGACATCGGCGGATACACGAGCCTCTTCGGCAATGTGCGCACGGCCGAGCTCATCGTCCGCTGGGCGGAGATGGGCGCCTTCACGCCGGTCATGCGCACCCACGAGGGCAACCGCCCCCGCGACAATCTGCAGATCGACGAGGATCCCGAGGTGCTGCGCCACTTCGCCCGCATGACGCAGGTCTACGTGCATCTGGTCCCGTACCTGAAATCCCTCGTGGCCGAGGCGTCGTCCCGCGGGCTGCCCGTCCAGCGGCCCCTGTTCCTCCACTTCGAGGACGACGCGCGCACCTACGCGATCCAGGACGCCTATCTCTATGGCCCCGACCTGCTGGTCGCGCCCGTCTGGCAGGCGGGCAGGACCGAGTGGACCACCTATCTGCCGAAAGGCGCCGAGTGGGTCCATGTCTGGTCGGGCGAGACCTATGCGGGCGGGAGCGACGTCACCGTAGCCGCGCCTTTCGGGCAGCCGCCGGTCTTCCATCGCGCCGGGTCGCGCTTCGGCGACCTGTTCGCGGGCCTGAGGAATCTCTGA
- a CDS encoding SDR family NAD(P)-dependent oxidoreductase: MAFDYSTVQYRSLANRSVVVTGGASGIGEEIVRAFVAQGARVSFLDIAEEAGSALARATGASFRACDVTDIPALRRVLAEVESEQGGVDVLVNNAGKDDRHDMNAVEPDYWRRALALNLDHLFFATQAVARGMAARGSGSVIMLGSISWMRGRPGMVGYTTAKAAINGMTRTLARELGASGIRVNCIVPGAILTERQQKLWLTPELNRQFLDLQALKFRLDASHVARMALFLGSDESGGCTGANFIVDAGLTQN; encoded by the coding sequence ATGGCGTTCGATTACTCAACCGTCCAGTACCGCTCCCTTGCGAACCGCTCCGTCGTCGTCACGGGCGGCGCGTCCGGCATCGGCGAGGAGATCGTGAGGGCCTTCGTCGCGCAGGGCGCGCGGGTCTCCTTCCTCGACATCGCGGAGGAGGCCGGGAGCGCGCTCGCCCGCGCGACGGGAGCGAGCTTCCGCGCCTGCGACGTCACCGACATCCCGGCGCTTCGCAGGGTGCTGGCGGAGGTCGAGAGCGAGCAGGGCGGCGTGGACGTCCTCGTCAACAATGCGGGCAAGGACGACCGGCACGACATGAACGCCGTGGAGCCGGACTATTGGCGGCGCGCGCTCGCCCTCAACCTCGACCACCTGTTCTTCGCGACGCAGGCGGTGGCCAGGGGCATGGCGGCGAGGGGCTCCGGCTCCGTCATCATGCTCGGCTCGATCTCGTGGATGCGCGGCCGCCCCGGCATGGTCGGCTACACCACCGCGAAGGCGGCGATCAACGGCATGACCCGCACCCTTGCCCGCGAGCTGGGAGCGTCGGGCATCCGCGTGAACTGCATCGTGCCGGGCGCGATCCTGACGGAGCGGCAGCAGAAGCTCTGGCTGACCCCGGAGCTGAACCGGCAGTTCCTCGACCTTCAGGCCCTGAAGTTCAGGCTCGATGCCAGCCATGTCGCCAGGATGGCTCTCTTCCTCGGCTCCGACGAGAGCGGCGGCTGCACGGGCGCGAACTTCATCGTCGATGCCGGCTTGACCCAGAACTGA
- a CDS encoding SMP-30/gluconolactonase/LRE family protein has protein sequence MPLSVALDVRAQLGECPIWNADEQALYFVDIKGRAVHRYEPATGGHAVMAMPEEIGCIGFRKGGGFIAGLRSGLWLLDAAGNPEAKLADNPEDTRFSRFNDGRVDPAGRFLAGTIDEPKDGGKAHLYRYDRRGLTAMAGGLLTSNGVAFSPDGRILYHSDTPTFTVWRYAYDPATGEATDRTPFVRLEPTATDRGRPDGAAVDAEGCYWTALFEGGRIRRYAPDGTLLAEYPVPARCPTMVCFGGPDLRTLYVTSARADRSGDELAALPHSGSLFAMRVDVPGLPEYRFDPLV, from the coding sequence ATGCCGCTTTCGGTCGCGCTCGACGTCCGGGCCCAGCTCGGCGAATGCCCGATCTGGAACGCCGACGAGCAGGCGCTGTACTTCGTCGACATCAAGGGCAGGGCGGTGCACCGCTACGAGCCTGCGACGGGCGGGCACGCCGTCATGGCCATGCCCGAGGAGATCGGCTGCATCGGCTTCAGGAAGGGCGGCGGCTTCATCGCCGGGCTCCGCTCGGGCCTGTGGCTGCTCGACGCCGCGGGGAACCCGGAGGCGAAGCTGGCCGACAATCCGGAGGACACGCGGTTCAGCCGCTTCAACGACGGCCGCGTCGATCCGGCGGGACGCTTCCTCGCAGGCACCATCGACGAGCCCAAGGACGGCGGGAAGGCGCATCTCTACCGTTACGACCGGCGCGGCCTGACGGCGATGGCGGGCGGATTGCTGACCTCGAACGGCGTCGCCTTCTCGCCGGACGGGCGCATCCTCTACCATTCCGACACCCCGACCTTCACGGTCTGGCGCTATGCCTACGATCCCGCGACGGGAGAGGCCACGGACAGAACCCCGTTCGTCCGCCTGGAGCCGACAGCGACGGATCGCGGACGGCCCGACGGCGCCGCCGTGGATGCGGAGGGATGCTACTGGACCGCCCTGTTCGAGGGCGGACGGATCCGGCGCTATGCGCCGGATGGAACGCTCCTGGCGGAATATCCCGTTCCGGCGCGGTGCCCCACCATGGTCTGCTTCGGCGGGCCCGATCTGAGGACCCTCTACGTCACGTCCGCCCGTGCCGACCGCTCCGGAGACGAGCTGGCGGCGCTCCCGCATTCGGGGAGCCTTTTCGCCATGCGCGTCGACGTGCCGGGCCTGCCCGAATACCGTTTCGATCCTCTCGTCTAG
- a CDS encoding HpcH/HpaI aldolase family protein, with amino-acid sequence MTDIENRFKRRLRSPEARPPLGTWLMAAAPATAEALGCGGFDFLVVDMEHVPIEVSDLAHILRAIGCTPADAVVRLAWNDQVLVKRVLDAGAQTIMLPFVQTAEEARRAVAFAKYPPEGIRGVAAVHRASRFGRAADYLKRANDEVAVIVQLETPEAIERLPEIAAVPGIDALFVGPGDLAAAMGQIGNIAHPDVQALIAKAARAASELGKPIGIVGPNPDMVRRFVGYGYDYAAVASDIALMTGRASEWLNALREEPVAPGAPAAAY; translated from the coding sequence ATGACCGACATCGAGAACCGCTTCAAGCGCCGGCTGCGGAGCCCGGAGGCCCGGCCGCCCCTCGGCACCTGGCTCATGGCGGCGGCGCCGGCGACCGCGGAGGCGCTGGGCTGCGGCGGCTTCGATTTCCTCGTCGTCGACATGGAGCACGTGCCGATCGAAGTGTCCGACCTCGCCCACATCCTGCGGGCCATCGGCTGCACGCCGGCCGACGCGGTGGTGCGGCTTGCCTGGAACGACCAGGTGCTCGTCAAGCGCGTGCTCGATGCGGGCGCCCAGACGATCATGCTTCCCTTCGTCCAGACCGCGGAGGAGGCCCGGCGGGCGGTCGCGTTCGCGAAGTATCCGCCCGAGGGGATCCGCGGCGTCGCGGCCGTGCACCGCGCCTCGCGGTTCGGCCGCGCAGCGGACTATCTCAAGCGCGCGAACGACGAGGTCGCCGTCATCGTGCAGCTCGAGACGCCGGAAGCCATCGAGCGGCTGCCGGAGATCGCCGCGGTCCCGGGGATCGACGCCCTGTTCGTCGGGCCGGGGGACCTCGCGGCGGCGATGGGGCAGATCGGAAACATCGCCCACCCCGACGTCCAGGCGCTGATCGCGAAGGCCGCCAGGGCGGCGTCCGAGCTCGGCAAGCCGATCGGCATCGTGGGCCCGAACCCGGACATGGTGCGCCGGTTCGTCGGCTACGGCTATGACTACGCGGCCGTCGCGTCCGACATCGCCCTGATGACGGGCCGCGCGTCCGAATGGCTGAACGCGCTGCGGGAGGAGCCCGTCGCGCCGGGCGCTCCCGCCGCTGCCTACTGA
- the araD gene encoding L-arabinonate dehydratase, producing MTRRTIEELRSQRWFASDDMRGFAHRQRTQQMGLRREEFLGKPVVAIINTWSDLSPCHSHLRDRAEAVKRGVWQAGGYPVELPALSVGEVMVKPTTMLYRNFLAMEAEELLRSHPVDGAVLLGGCDKSTPGLLMGAISMDIPVIFCPAGPMSNGQWRGQKTGAGTHTKKYWDELRAGNITRDDWIDLESRMTRSIGTCNTMGTASTMTSIVDAMGFTLPGASSIPAADSGHPRMASACGERIVEMIWQDWKPSRFIDAKSFRNGLVTYMALGGSTNAAVHLIAMARRAGVGLTLDDMSDMAARVPVCANLFPSGEYLMEDFYFAGGLRALLGKLERHLDLDALTVNGRTLGENIAGAECWNDDVIRGEDDPVVPLSRGKTLAVLRGNLAPDGAVMKSSAASPKFLKHSGPALVFDSPAEMNRTIDAPDLDITENTVIVLRNAGPVGAPGMPEWGNLPIPKKLLKQGVRDMVRICDGRMSGTHYGTCILHVAPEAAVGGPLGLLRTGDIVELDVEAGRIDMKVDEAELERRRAEWKPTAPVYGRSFAALYQRHVSQADQGCDFDFLSAPGPVAEPPIY from the coding sequence ATGACACGCCGAACGATCGAGGAGCTGCGGAGCCAGCGCTGGTTCGCGTCCGACGACATGCGCGGCTTCGCCCATCGCCAGCGCACGCAGCAGATGGGCCTGCGCCGGGAGGAGTTCCTCGGAAAGCCGGTCGTCGCCATCATCAACACCTGGAGCGACCTGAGCCCCTGCCATTCGCACCTGCGCGACCGCGCGGAGGCCGTGAAGCGCGGCGTCTGGCAGGCCGGCGGCTATCCGGTGGAGCTGCCGGCGCTCTCGGTCGGCGAGGTGATGGTGAAGCCCACCACGATGCTCTACCGCAACTTCCTCGCCATGGAGGCGGAGGAGCTCCTGCGCTCGCATCCCGTCGACGGCGCCGTGCTGCTGGGCGGCTGCGACAAGTCCACGCCCGGGCTGCTCATGGGGGCGATCAGCATGGACATTCCCGTCATCTTCTGTCCGGCCGGCCCCATGTCGAACGGGCAATGGCGCGGGCAGAAGACCGGGGCGGGCACCCATACCAAGAAATACTGGGACGAGCTCCGGGCCGGAAACATCACCCGGGACGACTGGATCGACCTGGAAAGCCGGATGACCCGCTCCATCGGGACCTGCAACACCATGGGAACGGCGTCGACCATGACCTCCATCGTGGACGCCATGGGCTTCACCCTGCCGGGCGCCTCCTCGATCCCGGCGGCCGACAGCGGGCATCCCCGCATGGCCTCGGCCTGCGGCGAGCGCATCGTCGAGATGATCTGGCAGGACTGGAAGCCTTCCCGCTTCATCGATGCGAAGAGCTTCCGCAACGGCCTCGTCACCTACATGGCGCTCGGCGGCTCCACCAATGCCGCCGTGCATCTCATCGCCATGGCGCGCCGGGCGGGCGTCGGCCTGACGCTCGACGACATGTCCGACATGGCGGCCAGGGTGCCGGTCTGCGCCAACCTCTTCCCGTCCGGCGAGTACCTGATGGAGGACTTCTACTTCGCAGGCGGGCTGCGCGCGCTGCTCGGGAAGCTCGAACGGCATCTCGACCTGGATGCCCTCACCGTGAACGGCCGGACGCTGGGCGAGAACATCGCCGGGGCCGAGTGCTGGAACGACGACGTCATCCGGGGCGAGGACGATCCCGTGGTGCCGCTCTCCCGGGGCAAGACGCTGGCGGTGCTGCGCGGCAACCTCGCGCCCGACGGCGCCGTCATGAAATCCTCGGCGGCCAGCCCGAAGTTTCTCAAGCATTCCGGGCCGGCGCTCGTCTTCGACAGCCCCGCCGAGATGAACCGGACCATCGACGCCCCCGATCTCGACATCACGGAGAACACGGTGATCGTGCTCCGCAACGCCGGGCCTGTCGGCGCGCCCGGAATGCCGGAATGGGGCAACCTGCCGATCCCGAAGAAGCTCCTGAAGCAGGGAGTGCGCGACATGGTCCGCATCTGCGACGGGCGCATGAGCGGGACCCATTACGGAACCTGCATTCTGCATGTGGCGCCCGAGGCCGCCGTGGGCGGTCCCCTCGGGCTCCTGAGGACGGGCGACATCGTGGAGCTCGACGTGGAGGCCGGCCGCATCGACATGAAGGTCGACGAGGCCGAGCTTGAGCGCCGCCGCGCGGAATGGAAGCCGACGGCGCCCGTCTACGGCCGCTCCTTCGCCGCGCTCTACCAGCGCCACGTCTCGCAGGCGGACCAGGGCTGCGATTTCGACTTCCTGAGCGCTCCCGGGCCGGTGGCCGAGCCGCCGATCTATTGA
- a CDS encoding carbohydrate ABC transporter permease produces MNRDTPDNRSFLSGKPLRILIGFILVVNGMFPALWILFTSLKTETELTAKPITWLPHAPTLANYLRAFTDQPLILFLFNSFMVAILSTALTLFVSVLAAYALARLQIRGRDLILSAIIAVSTFPLVTLLVPLFEIMRALGLLNTWVALILPYTVLSLPVCTLILVSFFEGIPRDLENSAMIDGCTRIGALFKIVVPLSAPGVFTAGILAFVNAWDEFLLALSFNSNPMLRTLPVGITLYQGEFAFPWPVISAALVVGIVPVAVLIVIFQERVVSGLTSGGIKG; encoded by the coding sequence ATGAACCGCGACACGCCCGACAACCGCTCGTTCCTTTCCGGCAAGCCGCTGCGCATCCTGATCGGCTTCATCCTGGTCGTGAACGGGATGTTCCCGGCCCTCTGGATCCTGTTCACGTCGCTCAAGACCGAGACGGAACTGACCGCCAAGCCGATCACCTGGCTGCCGCATGCGCCGACCCTCGCGAACTATCTGCGCGCCTTCACGGACCAGCCCCTGATCCTGTTCCTGTTCAACAGCTTCATGGTGGCGATCCTCTCCACAGCGCTGACGCTCTTCGTGTCCGTGCTGGCGGCCTATGCCCTGGCCCGGCTCCAGATCCGCGGGCGGGACCTCATCCTGTCGGCGATCATCGCCGTGTCCACGTTTCCCCTGGTCACCCTGCTCGTCCCCCTCTTCGAGATCATGCGGGCGCTCGGGCTTCTCAACACCTGGGTGGCCCTCATCCTGCCCTACACGGTCCTCAGCCTGCCCGTGTGCACGCTCATCCTGGTCTCGTTCTTCGAGGGCATTCCCCGGGACCTGGAGAACTCGGCGATGATCGACGGCTGCACGCGCATCGGCGCGCTGTTCAAGATCGTCGTTCCGCTCTCGGCGCCGGGCGTCTTCACGGCGGGCATTCTCGCCTTCGTCAATGCGTGGGACGAGTTCCTGCTGGCCCTGTCGTTCAATTCCAACCCCATGCTGCGGACGCTCCCCGTCGGAATCACGCTCTATCAGGGCGAGTTCGCCTTCCCCTGGCCGGTGATTTCCGCCGCGCTCGTCGTCGGCATCGTGCCCGTCGCGGTCCTGATCGTGATCTTCCAGGAGCGCGTCGTGTCCGGCCTGACCTCCGGCGGGATCAAGGGTTGA
- a CDS encoding carbohydrate ABC transporter permease produces the protein MAIAGETTLAARQDENATKRWVRFLDPSERTLAVLLLMPAALLLALIIVYPVCRLVWTSFHNLSLTSGAPATFAGIENYTLMLEDPVFWETTWNTVLITLITVPGALLVGMALALMANLPFKVKWPVRLSLLIPWALPLSFAGLIFAWFFHSEYGVVNDVFRRLGFEGVIWFNSASWAFAAICLTIVWKTSSFMALIILAGLQTIPHSLYEAAEVDGAGRFRQFFEITLPLLKPSIVVALIFRTITALQTFDIPFTMTRGGPGTSTATLAMYIHQNTVDFLDLGYGSALAVVMFALSMAVTAVYLRMIRAKG, from the coding sequence ATGGCAATCGCCGGCGAAACAACCCTGGCAGCAAGGCAGGACGAGAACGCGACCAAGCGATGGGTCCGCTTCCTCGACCCGAGCGAGCGCACCCTGGCCGTCCTGCTTCTCATGCCGGCGGCGCTCCTGCTGGCGCTCATCATCGTCTATCCGGTCTGCCGGCTCGTCTGGACGAGCTTCCACAACCTCTCGCTGACGTCCGGCGCGCCCGCGACGTTCGCGGGGATCGAGAACTACACCCTCATGCTGGAGGACCCGGTCTTCTGGGAAACGACCTGGAACACGGTTCTCATCACGCTCATCACCGTCCCGGGGGCGCTGCTCGTCGGCATGGCGCTTGCCCTGATGGCGAACCTGCCGTTCAAGGTGAAATGGCCGGTTCGCCTCTCCCTCCTCATTCCATGGGCCCTGCCGCTCTCCTTCGCAGGCCTCATCTTCGCATGGTTCTTCCATTCCGAGTACGGCGTCGTGAACGACGTGTTCCGCCGGCTCGGCTTCGAAGGGGTGATCTGGTTCAACTCCGCAAGCTGGGCCTTCGCGGCGATCTGCCTGACGATCGTCTGGAAGACGTCGTCCTTCATGGCGCTCATCATCCTCGCGGGGCTCCAGACGATTCCGCACTCGCTCTACGAGGCGGCCGAAGTGGACGGGGCGGGGCGCTTCCGGCAGTTCTTCGAGATCACGCTGCCACTGCTCAAGCCGTCGATCGTCGTCGCGCTGATCTTCCGCACCATCACCGCGCTGCAGACCTTCGACATTCCCTTCACGATGACGCGCGGCGGCCCGGGCACCTCCACCGCGACGCTCGCGATGTACATCCACCAGAACACCGTCGACTTCCTCGATCTCGGCTACGGCTCGGCGCTCGCGGTCGTCATGTTCGCCCTCTCCATGGCCGTGACGGCGGTCTACCTGCGCATGATCCGGGCCAAGGGGTGA
- a CDS encoding ABC transporter substrate-binding protein translates to MTFNRTLKLLLAGAAVTLSASAAMAQTNLRVFISSQHRPDVWRKAFDMYEAKNPNVKVTIETGGNTSEAQAQYLNTVMTAKDSSLDVMILDVIRPAQYAAAGWTVPFNDVIGDVGAYMKRYLPAYAEANTVDGKVVALPAFADAMFLYYRKDLLEKHGVQPPQTWDELAAAAKKITEAEKDPNLQGLSFQGKAIEGAVCTFLLPYWSMGKQLVSDGKLSFDKDAAVKSLKLWKDFVDQGVAKKNIAEVATDDTRKEFQAGNVLFAVNWSYAWGQFQGAESAVKDKVGVVKLPSVKGGQPASCLGGWEWGVSAYSNNKTEAQKLVQYLSSPETSEFMAINAALLPQFPEVYTDPDVTKAVPWFASARPVVETAKARPVTPRYNEVSEIIRTTINGVLAGQATPEEGATQMEGRLRRVLR, encoded by the coding sequence ATGACTTTCAACAGAACCCTGAAGCTGCTCCTGGCGGGCGCGGCCGTCACGCTGTCGGCAAGCGCGGCCATGGCCCAGACCAACCTGCGCGTCTTCATCTCCAGCCAGCATCGCCCGGACGTGTGGCGCAAGGCCTTCGACATGTACGAGGCCAAGAATCCCAACGTGAAGGTGACCATCGAGACCGGCGGCAACACCTCCGAGGCGCAGGCGCAGTACCTCAACACCGTCATGACCGCGAAGGATTCCTCCCTCGACGTCATGATCCTCGACGTGATCCGCCCGGCCCAATACGCCGCGGCCGGATGGACCGTTCCGTTCAACGACGTGATCGGCGACGTCGGCGCCTACATGAAGCGGTATCTCCCGGCCTACGCCGAGGCGAACACGGTGGACGGAAAGGTCGTGGCTCTGCCGGCCTTTGCGGATGCCATGTTCCTCTACTACCGCAAGGATCTCCTGGAGAAGCACGGCGTCCAGCCGCCGCAGACCTGGGACGAGCTCGCCGCCGCCGCCAAGAAGATCACCGAGGCGGAGAAGGACCCGAATCTTCAGGGGCTCTCCTTCCAGGGCAAGGCGATCGAGGGAGCGGTCTGCACGTTCCTCCTGCCCTACTGGAGCATGGGCAAGCAGCTGGTCTCCGACGGCAAGCTCTCCTTCGACAAGGACGCGGCGGTGAAGTCCCTGAAGCTGTGGAAGGACTTCGTCGACCAGGGCGTCGCGAAGAAGAACATCGCGGAAGTCGCCACCGACGACACCCGCAAGGAGTTCCAGGCCGGAAACGTGCTCTTCGCGGTCAACTGGTCCTATGCCTGGGGCCAGTTCCAGGGAGCCGAGTCCGCCGTGAAGGACAAGGTCGGCGTCGTGAAGCTTCCCTCCGTGAAGGGCGGGCAGCCCGCCTCCTGCCTCGGCGGATGGGAGTGGGGCGTCTCCGCCTACTCCAACAACAAGACCGAGGCGCAGAAGCTGGTGCAGTATCTGTCCAGCCCTGAGACCTCCGAGTTCATGGCGATCAATGCCGCCCTGCTCCCGCAGTTCCCGGAGGTCTACACGGATCCGGACGTGACGAAGGCCGTTCCGTGGTTCGCCAGCGCGCGTCCCGTTGTGGAGACCGCGAAGGCCCGCCCCGTGACGCCTCGCTACAACGAGGTGAGCGAGATCATCCGCACCACGATCAACGGCGTTCTCGCGGGCCAGGCGACGCCCGAGGAAGGCGCGACGCAGATGGAAGGCCGCCTGCGCCGCGTTCTGCGCTGA